CGCAGCAAAGCGGATATGAATCCTGTCGCCGATACTGTCGATGGCGCTCTCCGCGAGTGGGAGAACTTTCTGACGGACCTTGATGAGATCAATGACGCGGTTGGAGCGCTTGCGCTCGAATATCGGCTCGCCGTGCCGTGCAATGAAGTCTGACCAAGTTAGAGGATATAGGTAAGCGCATGGCAAAGAAAAGCGTAGCATTGTCGAATGGTAGGGACTGGCCGACGCAAACCGCGGCAAGGCAGCATTTCAAGGAGATGTTGGCGCGCTACGAAGACGATACGCCAATCGCAGATGCCGGTGACCATGCCGACCTTTCTGCGCTGCTCGAACGCTACGATCTTCTGATCGCTGACGGTCCCTCGAAGATCGGTGCTGGTATTTCTAGATTCGAGAAACGCAAATCCTTCGTCAAAGGCTTTCCGACACGCGGCTTCTGGGTTGTTCGCGTCGATGACAGCGATACGGATTTTTCCTACATCGATGCGATCACCGGTTCACCTCGACCACAGTCGCAGGAGTTTTACGACGCGTGTCATGGCGCGATCAGCGAGGATCTGCGACGCGCCAAGGAGCGGCAGTTTGAGCGATTTGCGGACGAAAACGGCTGCCTTCCCTGCGACGAGACCGGGGTGCTCGTCACCTTCACTAATGCCCGGCTCAGCCACGCCCATCCGGCTTTTGTGACGCTTGTCAGAACGTTCATGGAAATGCGTGGCTGGGGTGGCGCAGTACCCGCTGGCATGTTGTCCCCTTCCGCCGACCGACAGATTTCGACAAGCTTTACGGATCCGAGTGACGCGGAGGCGTTCAAAGCATTTCACCACGCAAGCGCGATCATGCGCATTGTCGCTGTCGGCCAGGGCGGGCTGGTTGCTGATCCCACAACGATCCGACGGCCAATCAGGCTAGCCTGAGGGCCGACCTGCGCAGGCAGATGAACAGAACGGGGAAGCGAAATGCATTTCACTACTTCGCTGGTTGCACAATTGGAAACGGCCGCGAATGCAGATGTCAAAGCGGTGTTGCAGGGCCGCAGTGGACCGCCACCGGCTGGCGAGGTTGCGACGCTTGCCGATTTGGTGTTGAATGGAACGCCGACGATCGCTGCGAATTGGCAATCCATATTGGCGCCGCAACACAGCGTGACGTTTCACGCGGTCTTTTGTCATGGATCGCCCTATGTTGATTTCACCCATGGCGGCGCGTCACGGGCGTGCGAATTGGCGGACCTGCTCCTCGTAATGGACTATTTCGACAGCACTGGCTCGACTAGGCAAGCGGCGCTGGTGCAGGCGAAGTTGGTTCTTGGCGGTCAAATTGCCATTTCAGGCCCCGGACCGACCACACAGCTTGTTCTCTATCAAAACTGGCCCTCTTTCACCTTCCAATCCGCTGCTTATAGCCAGCATTCGCGGAATTTTTGGACGGCGTTGAGCGCTGCGGCGGACGCCGGACGTTATGGCGGAATCGATCTCACACTCCAGGCTGAGGAATGGCGGCAGATCGATCCAAGTACGCAACCGCCGTTTG
This sequence is a window from Agrobacterium tumefaciens. Protein-coding genes within it:
- a CDS encoding DCL family protein, translated to MAKKSVALSNGRDWPTQTAARQHFKEMLARYEDDTPIADAGDHADLSALLERYDLLIADGPSKIGAGISRFEKRKSFVKGFPTRGFWVVRVDDSDTDFSYIDAITGSPRPQSQEFYDACHGAISEDLRRAKERQFERFADENGCLPCDETGVLVTFTNARLSHAHPAFVTLVRTFMEMRGWGGAVPAGMLSPSADRQISTSFTDPSDAEAFKAFHHASAIMRIVAVGQGGLVADPTTIRRPIRLA